From Cygnus atratus isolate AKBS03 ecotype Queensland, Australia chromosome 1, CAtr_DNAZoo_HiC_assembly, whole genome shotgun sequence, the proteins below share one genomic window:
- the OMP gene encoding olfactory marker protein has protein sequence MAAEAGELKLPFVHDDQLTRCMRLRVQSLQQKKGRPQDGEKLLQPNEHVYRVDFLRQHNLRFLRWDIQLEKCGKVTVTGTSQHWTPDLTHLMNRQLLEPVGIFWKKPGAKEVECNEADAQEFGERLVELARIRKVMYFLLAFTDGLEPAQLKGSIVFKA, from the coding sequence ATGGCAGCCGAGGCAGGCGAGCTCAAGCTGCCCTTCGTCCACGATGACCAGCTCACGCGCTGCATGCGACTGAGGGttcagagcctgcagcagaaaaaaggcAGGCCACAGGACGGCgagaagctgctgcagcccaaCGAGCACGTCTACCGGGTGGATTTCCTCCGGCAGCACAACCTGCGCTTCCTCCGCTGGGACATCCAGCTGGAGAAATGTGGGAAGGTGACGGTGACAGGCACCTCCCAGCACTGGACTCCCGATCTCACCCACCTCATGAAccggcagctgctggagcccgTGGGCATCTTCTGGAAGAAGCCAGGGGCCAAGGAAGTGGAGTGCAATGAGGCCGATGCCCAGGAGTTTGGGGAGCGGCTAGTGGAGTTGGCCAGGATCCGCAAGGTGATGTATTTCCTCCTCGCTTTCACCGACGGCCTTGAACCTGCTCAGCTGAAGGGCTCCATCGTTTTTAAAGCCTGA